A window of Kingella potus genomic DNA:
CTCGGCATCTGGCTGTTTGCCTCCGCCCCCGCCAGGTGTTCGCCCGCCCAGGCCTCAACCGCACGGTAAGCTGGCTGGTGAGCTTTATGCGCGCCTTCCCCTTCGTCATCCTGATGATTGTGCTGATGCCGCTCACCCGCGCCATCGTCGGCACCTCCTTCGGCCCCCTGGCCGCCTCCGTATCGCTTTCCATCGCCGCCTCCTTCTACTTCGCCCGCCTGGTCGAACAAAACCTCAACGAAGTGCCCAAAGGCGTAATCGAAGCCGCGCAGGCCATGGGGGCGAAGCCGCTGACCATCGTCTTCAAAGTATTGGTGAACGAAGCCCGCGCCGGCCTGATTCTGAGCATCACCATCCTGCTGATCGCCATCCTCGGCGAAAGCGCGGCCGCCGGCCTGATCGGCGGCGGCGGCATCGGCGACTTGGGCATCCGCTACGGCCACCAGCGTTATATGCCCGACGTAATGGCCGAAGTCGTCGCCCTGCTCAGCCTGATCGTCATCGTCATCCAAAGCGCGGGCAACTATCTTTCCGCCAAGCAGACAAACGCTAGGCAGCCCACGCGTTCCATTCCTTTCTACGCAGTCGGGGGAGGGGATACAAAACATGAGGCCGTCTGAAAACCGCAATACGTTTTTCAGACGGCCTCATGTTTTCCTAATCAGCCAAAGCCGCCGTCCGCAGAGAACGCGTGCGCCGCTCGGGCGGCACACCCTACCCGAACTGCCGAACTGCCGTGCGGAATCCTCCGTAGGGTGTGTGGCGCAGCCACGCACGCGTTCCCGCGATACAGAGGCCGTCTGAAAACCGCAAAAGCAGCCGCAAACCCGCGCTCCCTCCCCTGCGCCCGCGCGGGGGAGGGCCGGGGAGGGCGGCGGTCGCAGAGCCGCTTTGCCGCTGCGCCGGCAAATGCCGGACAAGCAGCCAAAGCCCCCCCTGACCCTCCCCCGCGCGGGCGCAGGGAGGGAGCGCGGGTTTGCGGCTGCTTTTGCGGTTTTCAGACGGCCTCTGTATCGCGGGGAACGCGTGCGTGGCTGCGCCACACACCCTACGGAGGATTCCGCACGCAGTTCGGCAGTTCGGGTAGGGTGTGCCGCCCGAGCGGCGCACGCGTTCTCTGCGGACGGCGGCTTTGGCTGATTAGGAAAACATGAGGGCCGTCTGAAAAACGTATTGCGGTTTTCAGACGGCCTCATGTTTTTGTATCCCCTCCCCCGACTGCGTAGAAAGGAATGGAACGCGTGGGCTGCCTAGCGTTTGTCTGCTTTGGCGGAAAGATAGTTGCCCGCGCTTTGGATGACGATGACGATCAGGCTGAGCAGGGCGACGACTTCGGCCATTACGTCGGGCATATAACGCTGGTGGCCGTAGCGGATGCCCAAGTCGCCGATGCCGCCGCCGCCGATCAGGCCGGCGGCCGCGCTTTCGCCGAGGATGGCGATCAGCAGGATGGTGATGCTCAGAATCAGGCCGGCGCGGGCTTCGTTCACCAATACTTTGAAGACGATGGTCAGCGGCTTCGCCCCCATGGCCTTGCGCGGCTTCGATTACGCCTTTGGGCACTTCGTTGAGGTTTTGTTCGACCAGGCGGGCGAAGTAGAAGGAGGCGGCGATGGAAAGCGATACGGAGGCGGCCAGGGGGCCGAAGGAGGTGCCGACGATGGCGCGGGTGAGCGGCATCAGCACAATCATCAGGATGACGAAGGGGAAGGCGCGCATAAGCTCACCAGCCAGCTTACCGTGCGGTTTGAGGCCTGGGCGGGCGAACACCTGGCCCGGGGGCGGAGGCAAACAGCCAGATGCCGAGTGCGCCGCCGATTACGATGGCAACAGCGGCTGATACGCCGACCATAATCAGGGTCTGCCCGATGGCTTTGGTAAATTCGGGCAGCAGGCGTTGCAGGTTTTCCAGGGCGTTGGCGTTCACCAGTTCCTCCGAGACGAGTTCGCGGCCGATGGCGGTTTCGGCGTGTATTTGGCGGTTTTCCACGCAGGCCACTTCCAGCAGGCGGCCTTGGTCGAGCAGGGCGGCGCGGCGGCACAGGCGGCGGATGACGCTCATTTCGTGGGTTACGATGACGATGGTTACGTTGAAGCGGCGGTTGATGTCTTCGAGGCATTCGAGCACGCTGCGGGGTGGTGGAGGGATCGAGGGCGGAGGTGGGTTCGTCTGCGAGGATGACTTTCGGGTTCGGCGCGGAGGGCGCGGGCGATGCCGACGCGCTGTTTCTGCCCGCCGGAAAGTTGGGCGGGATAGTGGCCGGCGCGGTCGGCAAGGCCGACGATTTCAAGGCATTGGTATACCCGTTCGGCGGTTTTTTCAGACGGCCATCCGGCAATTTCCAGCGGGAAGGCGACGTTGCCGGCCACGGTGCGGTTGGCGAGCAGGTTGAACTGTTGGAATACCATGCCGATGTTTTGGCGGGCTTTTCTCAATTCGTCGGCACTCATGGCGGTCAGTTCCTGCCCGCCGACCAGTACCCGGCCGGTATCGGGGCGTTCCAGCAGGTTGATCAGGCGCAGCAGGGTGGATTTTCCCGCGCCGGAATAGCCCATCAGGCCGAAAATTTCGCCTTCGCGGATTTCGAGGCTGGTGGGATGAACGGCGGCAAACGATGTTTTGTCGCGGTTTTGATAGTGTTTGGAGACTTGGTCGAGGATGATCATGATGCGGTTTGTCTAAAAAACAAAGCCCGATGTGCGGCACAGCGGGCGGTGTGGTTTGCGGGCGCGATTAAACGGCAAGCGGTGGAAAATGTCAAACGCCGGAGCCGTGTGCGCGGGCGTTGCGCCGCACCCGGGCGGCAGAGGCCGTCTGAAAACACGGATTGCGCGTTTTCAGACGGCCTCTGCCGATGGCGCGCGGGCTTTATTTCATGGCGTTGGCCAGCGAGTCGATATTGTGGCGCATCATGCCGGTATAGGTGTCGGCGGGCGGGGTTTTGCTCAGTGCGTCGGAGTAGAGCTTGCCGCCGACTTTGCTGCCGGATTCTTTGGCGATGCGTTCGATCATCCGCGAGTCTTTGATGTTTTCGGCAAACACGGCTTTGATGCCTTCCTGTTTTACCTGGCGGATAAGGGCGGCAACCTGTTTGGCGGAGGGCTCGGCTTCGGTGCTGATGCCCTGCGGCGCGTAGAATTTGATGTTGTAGCGGCGGCCCATATAGCCGAAGGCTTCGTGACCGGTCAGCACTTTGCGGCGGGCGGCGGGCACGGCATCAAAGCGGCCTTTGGCATAGGTGTCGAGCTGTTGCAGCTCTTTGCCGTAGCTTTGCAGACGCTGGCTGTAATAGGCTTTGTTTTGCGGATCGGCTTTGATGAAGGCTTCGGCAACATTGGCGGCATATTTCTGCATCAGCGAGGGATCGCTCCATACGTGCGGGTCGTATTTTCCGTGGTGGTGGTGGTGTTCGTGGCCGTGATCGTGGTCATGGCCGTGTTCGTGGTGGTCGTGATCGTGATCGTGGTCGGCTTCGATGGCTTTGATGCCGGCGGCAGCTTCGGCATAGGGGATTTTGCTCTGCTTGACGGCGCGGGTCAGTTCGCCGGATTTCCAAACCGAGGCCGTTGAGCAGCACGAGTTTGGCGGAGCGGATTTTTTTGATGTCGCCGCTGTTGAGGCGGTAAACGTGCAGATCCTGATCCGCGCCAATCAGGCTGGTTACGGCCACTTTGTCGCCGCCGACCTGTTTGGCCACGTCGCCGAGTATGCTGAAGCTGCTGACGACGTTTAAAGGCTCGGCCTGTACCACGCCGGCCAAAATCAGGGCGGCGAAGGCGGGTTTCCAATGTTTCATAGTTTGTCCTTTCTGCTTTGCTGGAAAAATGCGGGCAGTAAAAAAGCCGCCGCGGTTGGTTAGAATGTTTTGTGGCGGCTGCCGCGCAGCCATTTGGCCAGCAGGCCGCCTTCGCTGCCGAACAGCACCGAAAAGGCGTACCAGCCGCCGCAAAAAAGAATAATCGAGGGGCCGGAGGGGATTTCCACATGATAGGAAAACAGCAGTCCGAACAGCCCGCACAGGAGGGCAAACAGCACGGCAAGCAGTATCTGCCCGCCCATGCCGCGCACCCACAGCCGGGCGGTGATGGCCGGTATCATCATCAGGCCGACGGCCATCAGCGTACCCAAGGCCTGAAAACCGGACACCAGGTTCATCACCACCAGTACGAGGAAAATCAGGTGCCACAGCCCGCCTTTGCCGTTTACCGCCTTTAAAAACAGCGGGTCTATGCTTTCCAGCAGCAGCGGGACGGTAGATAACCGCCAGCGTAACAATCGTGATGCTGGCAACGGCGGCCACCAGCGTCAGCGCGGGCAGATCCACGGCGAGTATCGAGCCGAACAAAAGGTGCAGCAGGTCGATGTTGCTGCCGCCCATGCTCACCAGCAGCACGCCGACGGCAAGGCTGCTCAGGTAGAAGGCGGCGAAATTCGCGTCTTCCTTCAAGTCGGTAAAACGGCTCACCAGCCCGGCCAGCAATGCCATCACCATGCCGGCGGCAAAACCGCCCGCGCTCATCGCCGGCAGGCTCAGGCCGCCGAGCATATAGCCCACCGCCGCTCCGGGCAGCACGGCGTGTCCCAGCGCGTCGCCCACCAGGCTCATGCGCCGCATCACGAGAAACACGCCCACCGGCGCGGCACTCAGGGCAAGGAACACCACCGAAGCCAGCGCGTAGCGCATGAAGTCAAACTCGGCAAACGGCTCAATCAGCCATTCGTATAAAGAGATAGTCATATTTGCTTGTGCTTTTTTGTTTTCAGACGGCCTTTGGATGCGCGGCCGCCTGTGCTTCCGTTTGCGGGAATAAAGAGCGGGGCGGCGGACGGGCTGCCGCAAACGTTTTCAGACGGCCTCGGCTGCGGTTTGAGGCCGTCTGAAAACGCGGTTACCGAATACGGATGCCTACTTGTACAAGGCTTTTTGTGCCTTCAAAGATTTGCAGGGCGGCGGCACAGGAAGCGGCGGCGCATTCCTTCATCGTCAGCACGGCGGTGTAGCGGCCGTTTTTTTCCGCCTTCCAGGACAATTCCGGTTCTTTGGTCGTGCGCGGGTCTTGCTTGACCAGCAGGCCGTTGATGCTGTCTTCGTCGATCAGGTCGAGATATACGCCGCTGTCGTACAGTTTGAGAGACATATTGCCGCAGCCCGAGCCGCAGCGGCCGGCGATGTTGTAGGTTCTGCCCGCCGTGAAACGCACGATGCCGGTGATTCTCTCCCTCGGGGCGAGCTTGGCCTCCTCGGAGAGGATTTCGCGTGAGCCTGCGCCTTCGCTCTTTTGGTATCGGCGGACGGCATCCTGCGCCTGCGAAACTGCACTGGCTGCCCCATGCTGCCCGGAAACGTTTTTTTCAGCGGCTTGCGCGCTGCTTTTCCCGCCGTCGGCATGGGCGGCGGCACAGGCAAAGAATGCGGCAAACAGAAGGACGGATTTTTTCATGATGCTTTCCTTTTTATCGGGGAGGGCGGACAACACTCCGCATGGACACTTTGCAGCGGGAAGAAGGCCGTCTGAAACCGTTTTCAGACGGCCTGAAATGTTTATGCGGCACACCATTGCGGATAATCGTGCTTCTGCATGGCGGCGGCGGCCTGTTGCAGGCAGCTTTCGGTCAGCACTTCCTCCGTTTTGCCCGCCATGATTTTTTCCCGCGCAATCAGCAGCGTGTTGGGAAAATAGGCGCGCACCTGTTCGTAGTCGTGCAGCACGGCGATAACGGCCTGTTTGTCGCCGTTGCAGCGGCGCAGCACGTCCAAAAGCGCGTAGGTCGTTTGCGCGTCCACCGCGTTGAAAGGCTCGTCGAGCAGCAGGAATTTGGCATCCTGCGCCAGCATCCGCGCAAACAGCACGCGCTGGAACTGG
This region includes:
- a CDS encoding metal ABC transporter ATP-binding protein, yielding GKVSWHGMSRRDIAYLPQQADIDRSQPMTVFELAAMGLWYEIGFFGRVSAAQKERVMHALRRVEMDGAADRQIAHLSNGQFQRVLFARMLAQDAKFLLLDEPFNAVDAQTTYALLDVLRRCNGDKQAVIAVLHDYEQVRAYFPNTLLIAREKIMAGKTEEVLTESCLQQAAAAMQKHDYPQWCAA